Proteins from a single region of Candidatus Dependentiae bacterium:
- a CDS encoding PD-(D/E)XK nuclease domain-containing protein, with translation MNRFFLSLFKRTNNPLNLAILFALISSFVCQGMNESREKRKLGDDPSPSSSLLQEKRRKVLGDFQDSSESNSGDEQMTTSVEPEELLPPLMPVPEFLAQLKNALDQNNIFTITRSFDDLIKCIPQTLQNPNHNEGFYHSLIHTLLRLTNYTVCSDIPTGSGEADTYIRTANNIYLFEFKINQKEAQEKKQKNTVLNALKQIFENDYYKQNHQDDVPMTLAGISFHGISDHTKIQDNFTHLSCASLELKKDPTTLRAYPFAQPIKSIGNHNRAPNLCILKNWNQFHVHKDAPREDLEAVSNESYSQINLYHPNLYKIQEGLLNNNVPLVVKNIECILHAIPWSLRKFNREYFQAIIYTSLLCSGINITTNENNIKIQTDNCRYKFIISFSRDSNIQKIQTSLQKKLNALSLKYISIKKARSECKPEMLILLNINQPPQGESNASKIQLISQGIVIKNRVIYHLDGETKITSLKKALPSSIIITSPSTVTRPARPTIFQDDPPSPYQPPRAKIMLKETIQEHGDLY, from the coding sequence ATGAACAGATTTTTTTTAAGCTTATTTAAACGAACCAATAATCCTTTAAATCTGGCAATACTCTTTGCACTTATAAGTTCATTTGTATGCCAAGGCATGAATGAATCAAGGGAAAAACGGAAACTAGGTGATGACCCATCACCTAGTTCGAGCTTATTACAAGAAAAACGAAGAAAAGTTCTAGGTGATTTCCAAGATAGCTCAGAATCAAATTCTGGAGATGAACAGATGACAACCTCTGTTGAGCCAGAAGAACTCTTACCACCCCTTATGCCTGTACCAGAATTTCTTGCACAACTCAAAAATGCTCTTGATCAAAATAATATTTTTACTATTACTCGGTCATTTGATGACCTGATTAAATGTATCCCTCAAACACTTCAAAATCCAAATCATAACGAGGGATTTTATCACAGCTTAATTCATACACTCTTAAGATTGACAAACTACACCGTTTGCTCAGATATTCCAACAGGAAGCGGAGAAGCTGACACCTATATTCGAACAGCCAACAATATTTATCTCTTTGAATTCAAGATCAATCAGAAAGAAGCTCAAGAAAAAAAACAAAAGAATACGGTTCTTAATGCACTTAAACAGATTTTTGAAAACGATTATTATAAACAAAATCATCAAGATGATGTACCTATGACGCTTGCTGGCATTTCTTTTCATGGAATATCAGATCATACAAAAATTCAAGACAATTTTACTCATCTCTCATGTGCCTCGTTGGAGCTTAAAAAGGACCCTACAACACTCAGGGCATACCCTTTTGCTCAGCCAATAAAATCAATTGGAAACCATAATAGAGCCCCAAATCTCTGTATCCTTAAGAATTGGAATCAATTCCATGTACACAAAGATGCTCCTCGAGAAGACCTTGAGGCCGTTAGTAATGAGTCCTATTCACAAATCAACCTCTATCATCCAAATTTATATAAGATTCAAGAGGGGCTTCTCAACAATAATGTCCCTCTTGTTGTTAAAAATATCGAATGTATTCTGCATGCAATTCCATGGTCATTACGCAAATTTAATCGTGAATACTTTCAAGCAATCATCTATACATCGCTGCTATGCTCTGGAATAAATATTACTACAAACGAAAATAACATTAAAATTCAGACCGATAACTGTAGGTATAAATTTATTATTAGTTTTAGTCGTGATTCCAATATTCAAAAAATCCAAACCAGCTTGCAAAAAAAACTTAATGCCCTTTCCCTGAAATATATCTCAATCAAAAAAGCCCGTAGTGAGTGTAAGCCAGAAATGTTAATCCTGCTCAATATTAATCAGCCACCACAAGGTGAAAGTAATGCAAGCAAAATTCAATTAATTAGTCAGGGGATCGTCATAAAGAATAGAGTTATATATCACCTGGATGGAGAAACAAAAATTACGAGCTTAAAAAAAGCGTTACCATCAAGCATAATCATCACCAGTCCAAGCACAGTCACAAGACCGGCAAGGCCAACTATCTTTCAAGATGACCCACCAAGTCCTTATCAGCCACCTCGAGCTAAAATTATGCTCAAAGAAACTATTCAAGAACATGGCGATCTTTATTGA
- the kdsA gene encoding 3-deoxy-8-phosphooctulonate synthase, which produces MIKKSSYEWLYKVGNDQQLFFILGPCAIEGESFTFKAAEFLKKLSEKLSFKLIFKGSFDKANRISLTSKRGVGIDQGLKILAHVKQEFDLPVITDVHDISQMAAIADVVDIIQIPAFLCRQTDLLLAAGKTGLPIHLKKGQFLAPENMEPLIAKIESTGNQNTWLCERGFTFGYNNLIVDSRNYPIMKSTGKPVVLDATHAVQRPGGLGGASGGNREFVATLAAAAVVQGIAGIFMEVHENPEQAHSDGPNMIRHADLEKLVSYLIDLDAWAKSNPVPEAR; this is translated from the coding sequence ATGATAAAAAAATCTTCATATGAATGGCTTTATAAGGTTGGAAACGATCAACAGCTTTTTTTTATTCTTGGACCCTGCGCCATTGAAGGAGAAAGCTTTACGTTTAAAGCTGCTGAGTTTCTTAAAAAACTTTCAGAAAAGCTTTCGTTTAAGCTCATCTTCAAAGGTTCTTTTGACAAAGCAAATCGTATTTCTTTAACGAGTAAGCGTGGTGTTGGTATTGATCAAGGTCTTAAAATTCTTGCACACGTGAAGCAAGAGTTTGATTTACCTGTTATTACCGATGTTCACGATATTTCACAAATGGCAGCAATAGCTGATGTTGTTGATATTATTCAAATTCCTGCATTTTTATGTCGACAAACAGATTTACTGCTTGCAGCCGGAAAAACAGGTCTTCCTATCCATTTGAAAAAGGGGCAGTTTTTAGCTCCTGAAAATATGGAGCCATTGATTGCAAAAATAGAATCAACGGGCAATCAGAATACCTGGCTTTGTGAGCGTGGATTTACCTTTGGTTACAACAATTTAATTGTTGATTCCCGTAATTATCCAATTATGAAAAGCACCGGTAAACCGGTGGTGTTGGATGCAACGCATGCGGTTCAACGACCTGGTGGACTTGGTGGTGCTTCTGGTGGAAATCGAGAGTTTGTGGCAACGCTTGCAGCCGCAGCGGTTGTGCAAGGGATAGCTGGAATTTTTATGGAAGTGCATGAAAATCCTGAGCAGGCTCATTCTGACGGACCCAATATGATTCGTCATGCTGATCTTGAAAAGCTTGTGAGTTATTTGATTGATTTGGATGCATGGGCAAAAAGCAATCCTGTTCCAGAAGCGCGATAA
- the nusB gene encoding transcription antitermination factor NusB: MKKKPLSSEEELNVPAENIEVSEKTEESTEDTDISTEDLDVLSEDASLLPEELNTLPIDAELDHEQQQAEALQEVESEEVLIKLDSRRDERCVAFYLCYAVDRFDYAISLEKAVRDFDNWFEIDIDEHPFTLDLARGAIDCRDELDEQVKPYLKNWRLERLGCCTRLILRLALWELRQDNAIHSIIINEAVELAKTFAEKDAYKFVNGVLDEFFKQKIAHAEAKK; this comes from the coding sequence ATGAAAAAGAAACCGCTTTCATCTGAAGAAGAGTTAAACGTACCTGCTGAAAATATCGAAGTATCTGAAAAAACAGAAGAATCTACTGAAGATACGGATATATCAACAGAAGATCTGGATGTACTATCTGAAGATGCGTCTCTGTTGCCTGAAGAGTTGAATACTTTGCCTATTGATGCTGAGCTTGATCACGAGCAACAGCAAGCAGAAGCTTTACAAGAAGTTGAATCTGAAGAGGTCTTAATTAAACTTGATTCTCGTCGAGATGAACGATGTGTAGCATTTTATTTGTGTTACGCGGTTGATCGCTTTGATTATGCTATTTCACTTGAAAAAGCTGTAAGAGATTTTGACAATTGGTTTGAAATTGACATTGATGAACATCCATTTACCTTAGATCTTGCTCGTGGTGCTATTGACTGCAGAGATGAGCTTGATGAACAGGTTAAGCCATATCTTAAAAATTGGAGGCTTGAGCGACTAGGTTGCTGCACTCGATTAATTCTACGCCTTGCACTTTGGGAACTACGTCAGGACAATGCGATTCATTCAATTATCATTAACGAAGCGGTTGAGCTTGCAAAAACATTTGCAGAAAAAGATGCTTACAAATTTGTTAATGGTGTACTGGATGAATTTTTCAAACAAAAAATTGCTCACGCTGAAGCTAAAAAATGA
- the efp gene encoding elongation factor P: protein MISTSDFRKRSTKILWNNEPWLIVDYQSVKPGKGGTYLCTKMRNLITGRMLEETFRSAEKFEEPDLEYSEVQFLYADDLYHFMDKDSYEQVDFSEDQIEAVKQYLKEGSIYTVLRFEGKPILVEPPTFMILEVVETVPGVKGNTAQGGTKPAKLESGVVVQVPLFVSEGHKVRIDTREDKYIEKVD from the coding sequence GTGATTTCAACATCTGACTTTCGCAAACGATCAACAAAAATTTTGTGGAATAATGAGCCATGGCTTATTGTTGATTACCAATCGGTTAAGCCTGGTAAAGGTGGAACATATTTGTGTACAAAAATGAGAAATCTCATTACGGGCAGAATGCTTGAAGAGACTTTCCGTTCAGCTGAAAAATTTGAAGAACCTGATCTTGAGTACAGTGAAGTTCAATTTTTGTATGCGGATGATTTGTATCATTTCATGGACAAAGATAGTTATGAGCAAGTTGACTTCAGTGAAGATCAAATTGAAGCAGTTAAGCAGTATCTTAAAGAAGGTAGTATTTACACCGTACTTCGCTTTGAAGGTAAACCTATCTTGGTAGAACCACCAACATTTATGATTCTTGAAGTTGTTGAAACTGTTCCTGGTGTAAAAGGTAATACAGCACAAGGTGGTACAAAACCTGCAAAGCTTGAATCCGGTGTAGTTGTTCAAGTTCCTCTTTTTGTGAGCGAAGGCCACAAAGTGAGAATCGATACACGAGAAGACAAGTACATTGAAAAAGTAGACTAA
- a CDS encoding aminoacyl-tRNA hydrolase encodes MQAQFDQSVIRAVIGLGNPGKKYERTRHNIGFRLVDVLCERYGGSWRTVNNMEHATIRIGQAGGEIHLIKPITFMNSSGQVLPFLQKKGIKPEQIVVAHDELEKKFGDASLKFGGSAKGHNGLRSIIATIGADFWRVRCGIGRPVDRDEVGDFVLTPFTPQEEQAIPIMLDQAAILLRME; translated from the coding sequence ATGCAAGCTCAGTTTGATCAATCAGTAATTCGCGCGGTTATTGGTTTAGGAAACCCTGGAAAAAAATATGAGCGAACGCGTCATAACATAGGGTTTCGCCTTGTTGATGTATTATGCGAGCGTTACGGAGGTTCATGGCGTACGGTTAATAACATGGAGCATGCAACTATACGGATAGGTCAGGCCGGAGGAGAGATTCATCTCATTAAACCGATAACATTTATGAATAGCTCTGGGCAAGTCCTCCCATTTCTGCAAAAAAAAGGAATTAAGCCTGAGCAGATTGTTGTTGCGCATGATGAGCTTGAAAAGAAATTTGGTGATGCAAGCTTAAAATTTGGTGGAAGTGCTAAAGGGCATAATGGATTGCGTTCAATTATAGCAACGATAGGTGCTGACTTTTGGCGTGTCCGTTGTGGTATTGGGCGGCCGGTTGATCGCGATGAAGTTGGTGATTTTGTTTTAACCCCTTTTACGCCTCAAGAAGAACAAGCAATACCTATAATGCTTGACCAAGCGGCTATTCTATTGAGAATGGAATAA
- a CDS encoding ribose-phosphate pyrophosphokinase has translation MDICVVGKQDALLATELATRLNAPLYTFSHDYFADTESIMRFTHGADVANKLVLIVYQFLPSNREAGGDRYTCVNHQFLDILFLVQRLKQHQPAGMILVLPYLPYARQEKKDDCCAASPFELALSLLAHVGVRSVVATDIHGGAAGVQGIQEVCLDSQWVQFLQEYCHKQNITFDQVAILSPDQGGLSRARAVATALGTDFACMYKHRPEKNRVVMQGLVGNVAGKTVIIIDDILDTARTAVLACEIARDYGADRVIGCFSHAVLSAGSLKRLEESCFDAVFLSSTMMIDTAHLPSMVHIVPVESYLVEQIEIFIHQMMRKEPSCKLSLINQ, from the coding sequence ATGGATATTTGTGTCGTTGGAAAGCAGGATGCTTTGCTTGCTACAGAGCTTGCAACGCGTTTGAACGCGCCCCTGTATACTTTTTCGCACGATTACTTTGCAGACACAGAATCTATTATGCGATTTACGCATGGCGCTGATGTAGCCAATAAATTGGTTCTGATTGTATATCAGTTTTTGCCTTCTAACCGTGAAGCGGGTGGTGATCGGTATACCTGCGTTAATCATCAATTCCTGGATATTCTTTTTCTCGTGCAGCGCCTCAAGCAGCATCAGCCTGCGGGTATGATACTTGTACTTCCTTACCTACCTTACGCTCGTCAAGAAAAAAAAGATGACTGTTGTGCTGCAAGTCCATTTGAACTGGCGTTAAGCTTACTGGCTCACGTTGGTGTTCGAAGTGTGGTTGCAACCGATATACACGGTGGTGCAGCAGGCGTGCAAGGGATTCAAGAAGTTTGTTTGGATAGTCAATGGGTACAATTTTTACAAGAATACTGCCATAAGCAGAACATAACCTTTGATCAGGTGGCTATTTTATCACCCGATCAGGGAGGCCTTTCGCGTGCACGTGCCGTTGCAACAGCGCTTGGTACAGACTTTGCTTGTATGTATAAGCATCGGCCAGAGAAAAACCGAGTAGTCATGCAAGGGCTTGTTGGCAATGTTGCAGGTAAGACGGTCATTATTATTGATGATATTCTTGATACTGCTCGTACTGCAGTCTTGGCATGTGAAATTGCTCGTGATTATGGAGCCGATAGAGTTATTGGTTGCTTTTCGCATGCCGTGCTTTCGGCAGGGTCGCTTAAGCGCTTGGAAGAAAGCTGCTTTGATGCTGTTTTCTTGTCCAGTACCATGATGATTGATACCGCTCATTTGCCAAGTATGGTGCATATTGTGCCGGTAGAATCATATCTTGTAGAACAGATTGAAATTTTTATTCATCAAATGATGCGTAAGGAACCATCATGCAAGCTCAGTTTGATCAATCAGTAA
- the lpxD gene encoding UDP-3-O-(3-hydroxymyristoyl)glucosamine N-acyltransferase, with protein sequence MNLNLTLQDIICLLDVVECHIEPSFLVKKIASLEQAGPDDIAIIMDRGDQSVFDAVSTEKIKQSNAGIFLASKAVVDGKRYLLVKDEVIAFQKLVDVIAQKVSENDPLIAPTAQVHPSAVIEQGATIGQHTFIGAQVVVGRDCQIGAGVVLHPGVKILDRCIIGDGTIIHAGAVIGSDGFGYQITKIGLRKIPQIGIVRVGKFVEIGANCTIDRASFDQTLIGNGVKIDNLVHIAHNVTIGDGCAILAQTGIAGSVTIGVGTQIGGQVAIKDNVVVGKGVKVVSKSGVMSNLVDGSTVAGIPSMPFLQWKRCMVALNKLPEVVKLAGDVKTLLEKQAGRRGIFGSISHFVKKIFN encoded by the coding sequence ATGAATCTGAACCTTACTTTACAAGATATTATTTGCTTGCTCGATGTGGTTGAATGCCACATCGAGCCTTCGTTTTTAGTCAAAAAAATTGCTTCACTTGAACAAGCTGGACCAGATGATATTGCTATTATCATGGACCGCGGGGATCAATCGGTTTTTGACGCAGTAAGTACCGAAAAAATTAAGCAGAGCAATGCGGGCATTTTTCTTGCAAGCAAAGCTGTTGTTGATGGCAAGCGGTATTTGTTAGTCAAAGATGAAGTTATAGCGTTTCAAAAGCTTGTTGATGTTATTGCTCAAAAAGTATCAGAAAATGATCCGCTTATTGCGCCAACAGCTCAAGTTCATCCATCAGCAGTGATAGAGCAAGGTGCTACAATTGGGCAACATACCTTTATTGGAGCACAAGTTGTTGTTGGTCGCGATTGTCAGATTGGTGCTGGTGTTGTGTTGCATCCGGGAGTAAAGATCTTGGATCGATGCATTATCGGTGATGGGACAATTATCCATGCAGGAGCCGTGATCGGTTCAGATGGTTTTGGGTATCAAATTACCAAAATCGGTCTGCGAAAAATTCCACAAATTGGCATTGTTCGCGTTGGCAAATTTGTGGAAATTGGGGCAAACTGCACCATCGATCGTGCATCATTTGACCAGACGCTTATTGGGAATGGCGTAAAAATTGATAACTTGGTGCACATTGCGCATAATGTCACGATTGGTGATGGCTGCGCTATTTTGGCACAAACCGGCATTGCAGGAAGTGTTACCATTGGTGTTGGTACGCAAATTGGGGGCCAAGTTGCCATAAAAGATAATGTGGTTGTTGGAAAAGGGGTAAAAGTTGTTTCCAAGAGTGGTGTGATGAGCAATCTTGTGGACGGTTCAACGGTTGCTGGAATTCCATCGATGCCGTTTTTGCAGTGGAAACGCTGCATGGTTGCGCTGAATAAATTACCTGAAGTAGTGAAGCTTGCAGGTGATGTTAAGACGCTCCTTGAAAAGCAGGCTGGTCGGCGTGGCATTTTTGGATCAATAAGCCATTTTGTAAAAAAAATTTTTAATTGA
- a CDS encoding OmpH family outer membrane protein, whose amino-acid sequence MKKIVSTVAMSLLAITFVAAKNESLVSIDSILIMQKSQEGQKLTKKLQDDISKFQNEVSLAQKDMADLQKELAEKSTKLSKEELERKSDELASKRKVLERKLADKEEALKMSIQKDQLALRDKQMKVVNATFESEQWGLLIDKNTPGVLCVAKAIDKTDDLLKKVDAAFDVEQTKNTIKSGSVKTASAKDKTPAEGVRAA is encoded by the coding sequence ATGAAAAAGATCGTATCTACAGTTGCAATGTCATTACTTGCAATTACCTTTGTTGCAGCAAAAAATGAGTCTCTTGTATCTATCGATAGCATTTTGATTATGCAAAAGTCACAAGAAGGTCAAAAGCTCACTAAAAAGTTACAAGATGACATTTCAAAGTTTCAAAACGAAGTGTCTTTAGCTCAAAAAGACATGGCCGATTTGCAAAAAGAACTTGCAGAGAAGTCAACTAAGTTAAGCAAAGAAGAGCTTGAACGCAAGAGCGATGAGCTTGCTTCAAAACGTAAAGTGCTTGAACGTAAATTGGCAGACAAAGAAGAAGCTCTTAAAATGAGCATTCAAAAAGACCAACTTGCGTTGCGCGACAAACAAATGAAAGTTGTTAATGCAACTTTTGAGTCAGAGCAGTGGGGTCTTTTGATCGACAAAAATACACCAGGTGTTTTGTGTGTTGCAAAAGCAATCGACAAAACCGACGATTTATTGAAAAAAGTGGATGCTGCATTCGATGTTGAGCAGACCAAAAATACAATCAAAAGTGGCAGCGTAAAGACTGCATCTGCAAAAGATAAGACTCCTGCAGAAGGCGTACGAGCTGCATAA
- a CDS encoding ATP-binding protein, whose translation MSKKCLGHILSGSLLEGMVMRLDADCSLEEIKTGKFVSVIGDQYTFFSMIIDLELQVTNPDILLFPPTEKEKLLGQLLKKRDIYARVTLRPMLMLDKNRKHMPVKTIPFHFAPVYEASNQDIAEIFGDEKMGSKYFNIGAPLDMQAPVCLDLERFTERSNGIFGKTGTGKTFITRLILAGMVKSDKAVNLIFDMHSEYGFQARKEGQGQMFVKGLKTLFPHKVAIFSLDPDSTRRRGCSPDVEVVLGYQDIRVEDVMPLQDELNLHPTALEAAYLIAAKYKNNWLQVLLEQEGTIKEFAAEIGAHAESVGALHRKLKRLERFPFLRKTSGATSMIDRLMEYLDKGIHVVLEFGTHTSMLSYLLIANIITRRVHEEYIAKTEKFLASQRKDEEPKKLMITIEEAHKFLNPSAARQTIFGTIAREMRKYYVSLLVVDQRPSGIDPEIISQIGTKVVALLSDEKDIQAVLTGVSNASGLRTVLATLDTKQQVLLLGHAVPMPVIVKTREYNDEFYKDMGGLVTLKDVKQAIDEIF comes from the coding sequence ATGTCAAAAAAGTGTCTTGGTCACATTCTCTCCGGTTCGCTTCTTGAAGGCATGGTCATGCGCCTTGATGCCGACTGCAGTCTTGAAGAAATTAAGACCGGCAAGTTTGTCTCAGTAATTGGCGATCAATACACCTTTTTTTCTATGATCATCGACCTTGAGCTTCAGGTAACCAATCCTGATATTCTGTTATTTCCTCCAACTGAAAAAGAAAAACTTTTGGGTCAGCTGCTCAAAAAGCGCGACATTTATGCTCGTGTAACCCTGCGCCCTATGCTTATGCTTGATAAAAATAGAAAGCATATGCCGGTTAAAACTATTCCCTTTCACTTTGCTCCGGTGTATGAAGCAAGTAACCAAGATATTGCCGAAATTTTTGGCGATGAAAAAATGGGTTCGAAATATTTTAATATTGGTGCTCCGCTTGATATGCAAGCGCCCGTCTGTTTAGATCTTGAACGTTTTACTGAGCGAAGTAATGGAATTTTTGGAAAAACTGGAACCGGTAAAACCTTTATCACGCGTCTGATTCTTGCCGGTATGGTGAAAAGCGATAAAGCGGTGAATCTCATTTTTGACATGCATAGCGAGTATGGCTTTCAGGCACGTAAAGAGGGCCAAGGGCAGATGTTTGTAAAGGGACTCAAAACCCTATTTCCCCACAAAGTGGCGATTTTTTCGCTGGACCCAGACTCAACACGCCGCCGTGGCTGTTCGCCCGATGTTGAAGTGGTTCTTGGGTATCAAGATATTCGAGTAGAAGATGTCATGCCTCTGCAAGACGAGCTCAATTTACATCCCACAGCACTTGAGGCTGCTTACTTGATTGCCGCTAAATATAAAAATAATTGGCTCCAAGTCTTGTTGGAGCAAGAGGGAACTATTAAAGAATTTGCCGCTGAAATTGGTGCACATGCAGAATCCGTTGGTGCATTGCATCGCAAGCTCAAGCGACTTGAGCGCTTCCCATTCTTGCGTAAGACTTCCGGCGCAACGTCGATGATCGATCGTCTGATGGAGTATTTAGATAAGGGCATTCATGTGGTACTTGAGTTTGGTACGCACACTTCAATGCTCAGTTATCTCCTGATTGCCAATATCATTACTCGCCGTGTGCACGAAGAATATATTGCTAAGACTGAAAAGTTTTTAGCTTCACAGCGCAAGGACGAAGAGCCTAAAAAGCTCATGATTACCATTGAAGAAGCACATAAATTTTTGAATCCAAGCGCAGCGCGTCAAACTATTTTTGGTACCATTGCCCGTGAAATGCGTAAATATTACGTTTCATTGTTGGTTGTAGACCAACGTCCTTCTGGTATTGACCCAGAAATTATTTCTCAAATTGGCACCAAAGTTGTGGCTCTGCTCAGTGACGAAAAAGATATTCAAGCAGTGCTTACCGGTGTGAGCAATGCCAGCGGCCTGCGCACGGTGCTTGCTACGCTTGATACCAAACAACAGGTCTTGCTGCTTGGCCATGCAGTTCCAATGCCGGTGATTGTCAAAACGCGTGAATACAACGACGAGTTTTACAAAGACATGGGTGGTCTAGTTACACTCAAAGATGTGAAGCAAGCAATTGATGAGATTTTCTAG
- a CDS encoding nucleotidyltransferase domain-containing protein, producing the protein MVDLVRLKQYEIDAIVNLFKEYFHQNDHLWIFGSRTNLTARGGDIDLYIETEISQADVVLSKKNKFVLALYEQIGEQKIDIVINMLASKVKLPIHEVARQTGVLLV; encoded by the coding sequence ATGGTTGATTTAGTGAGATTAAAGCAGTATGAAATTGATGCGATTGTGAATTTATTTAAAGAATATTTCCACCAGAATGATCACTTATGGATCTTTGGGTCGCGTACAAATCTTACTGCTCGTGGTGGTGATATTGATTTATACATAGAAACTGAGATTTCCCAGGCAGATGTTGTTCTTTCTAAAAAAAATAAATTTGTTTTAGCCCTCTATGAGCAAATTGGTGAGCAAAAAATTGATATTGTTATTAATATGCTTGCCAGTAAGGTAAAATTACCGATTCACGAAGTTGCTCGGCAAACGGGAGTATTGTTAGTATGA
- a CDS encoding 4'-phosphopantetheinyl transferase superfamily protein: protein MILGVGTDIVGSNRFAAMSTFSYDRLRTFFSEAELMAAQDPKNSKHFLPEKLATRFAAKEALFKALSATLVRLGHTQKTFSLRFLAQISSVQITIWGVPEFHVDCAALEQKIGVKLPSLHIHLSLSHEREHVLAFVVCELYKS, encoded by the coding sequence ATGATTCTTGGGGTAGGTACTGATATTGTGGGGAGCAATCGCTTTGCTGCAATGAGCACATTTTCGTATGATCGCTTACGTACCTTCTTTTCAGAAGCAGAACTTATGGCTGCGCAAGACCCAAAGAACTCCAAGCACTTCTTGCCCGAAAAACTGGCAACGCGTTTTGCGGCAAAAGAGGCGCTCTTCAAAGCGCTCAGCGCTACGTTGGTAAGGCTTGGGCATACTCAAAAAACATTTTCACTTCGTTTTTTAGCACAAATTTCTTCAGTTCAAATAACGATTTGGGGTGTACCTGAGTTTCATGTTGATTGTGCAGCCCTTGAACAAAAAATTGGCGTAAAGCTTCCATCACTGCACATTCATTTATCACTTTCTCATGAGCGAGAGCATGTACTTGCTTTTGTTGTATGCGAGCTTTATAAATCTTAA